One part of the Mesorhizobium sp. M4B.F.Ca.ET.058.02.1.1 genome encodes these proteins:
- a CDS encoding J domain-containing protein: MGEMKPYPKYFEKIRIRPEKDAELKSRAPICQWDGCKEAGTHRAPVGRLKEGEYFRFCFEHVREYNKGFNYFSGVPDTEVARFQKEALTGHRPTWRMGANGGGMRSAPDFAQQRSGRAGYYNRMRDPFNLFNGPKDPREARERKAKPLEAKALETLGLDTKATGKDIKARYKELVKRHHPDANGGDRGSEDRFRDVLQAYRVLKQAGLC; encoded by the coding sequence ATGGGTGAGATGAAGCCGTATCCCAAATATTTCGAGAAAATCCGCATCCGGCCGGAAAAGGACGCGGAGCTGAAGTCGCGCGCACCGATCTGCCAGTGGGACGGCTGCAAGGAGGCCGGCACCCATCGCGCGCCGGTCGGGCGGCTGAAGGAGGGCGAGTATTTCCGCTTCTGCTTCGAGCATGTGCGCGAGTACAACAAGGGCTTCAACTACTTCTCGGGCGTGCCGGACACCGAGGTCGCCCGCTTCCAGAAAGAGGCACTGACCGGACACCGGCCGACCTGGCGCATGGGAGCCAATGGCGGCGGGATGCGCTCGGCGCCCGATTTCGCCCAGCAGCGCTCCGGCCGCGCCGGCTACTACAACCGCATGCGCGACCCCTTCAACCTATTCAACGGGCCCAAGGATCCGCGCGAGGCGCGCGAGCGCAAGGCCAAGCCCCTTGAGGCCAAGGCACTGGAAACTCTTGGCCTTGATACAAAGGCGACTGGCAAGGATATCAAGGCGCGCTATAAGGAACTGGTTAAGCGTCACCATCCGGATGCGAATGGCGGCGACAGGGGTTCGGAAGACCGGTTCCGCGATGTGCTCCAGGCCTATCGCGTGCTCAAGCAGGCAGGATTGTGCTGA
- the cobS gene encoding cobaltochelatase subunit CobS, translating to MNKVDRDIANLPDTTVSVKDKFGFDSKMVVPAYSVSSEHVPDVDPDYLFDKNTTMAILAGFAYNRRVMVSGYHGTGKSTHIEQVAARLNWPCVRVNLDSHVSRIDLVGKDAIVVKDGLQVTEFRDGILPWAYQHNVALCFDEYDAGRPDVMFVIQRVLESSGRLTLLDQSRVIRPHPAFRLFATANTVGLGDTTGLYHGTQQINQAQMDRWSIVTTLNYLPHDNEVNIVLAKAKHYRDSKGKDIVNKMVRVADMTRSAFINGDLSTVMSPRTVITWAENAEIFGDIGMAFRLTFLNKCDELERSVVAEFYQRAFGEDLPESAANVVLG from the coding sequence ATGAACAAGGTCGACCGCGACATCGCCAACCTGCCCGACACGACAGTGTCGGTGAAGGACAAATTCGGCTTCGATTCCAAGATGGTGGTGCCGGCCTATTCGGTTTCTTCGGAGCACGTTCCGGACGTCGATCCCGACTATTTGTTCGACAAGAACACGACGATGGCGATCCTCGCCGGATTTGCCTACAACCGCCGGGTCATGGTGTCTGGCTATCACGGCACCGGCAAGTCGACCCATATCGAGCAGGTCGCCGCGCGCCTCAACTGGCCCTGCGTGCGCGTCAACCTCGACAGTCATGTCAGCCGTATCGACCTCGTCGGCAAGGACGCCATCGTCGTCAAGGACGGGCTGCAGGTCACCGAATTCCGCGACGGCATCCTGCCCTGGGCCTATCAGCACAATGTCGCGCTCTGCTTCGACGAGTACGACGCCGGCCGTCCGGACGTGATGTTCGTCATCCAGCGCGTGCTGGAATCTTCGGGCCGCCTGACGCTGCTCGACCAGAGCCGGGTCATCCGCCCGCATCCGGCCTTCCGGCTGTTCGCCACCGCCAACACGGTCGGCCTGGGCGACACCACCGGCCTCTATCACGGCACGCAGCAGATCAACCAGGCGCAGATGGACCGCTGGTCGATCGTCACCACGCTGAACTATTTGCCGCACGACAATGAGGTGAACATCGTGCTGGCCAAGGCCAAGCACTATCGCGACAGCAAGGGCAAGGATATCGTCAACAAGATGGTGCGGGTCGCCGACATGACGCGCTCGGCCTTCATCAACGGCGACCTTTCGACCGTGATGAGCCCGCGTACCGTCATCACCTGGGCAGAAAACGCCGAGATCTTCGGCGATATCGGCATGGCGTTCCGGCTCACCTTTCTCAACAAGTGCGACGAGCTGGAGCGATCGGTGGTCGCCGAATTCTACCAGCGCGCCTTCGGCGAAGATTTGCCCGAATCCGCCGCCAACGTGGTGCTGGGGTAG
- a CDS encoding BolA family protein, translated as MSIQSTMEDKLKAAFSPERLVIINESHLHAGHHHSGSDHHGAFDGTGETHFRVRIVSPSFAGMSRIERHRAVNELLADELKAGVHALAIEPAAPGEQTRW; from the coding sequence ATGTCCATACAGTCGACGATGGAAGACAAGCTGAAGGCGGCATTCTCGCCGGAGCGGCTGGTCATCATCAACGAGAGCCACCTTCACGCGGGCCATCATCATTCCGGCTCCGACCATCACGGCGCCTTCGACGGCACCGGCGAGACGCATTTCCGCGTTCGCATCGTCTCGCCTTCCTTTGCCGGCATGAGCCGCATCGAGCGCCACCGCGCCGTCAACGAATTGCTGGCCGACGAACTGAAGGCCGGTGTGCATGCGCTGGCGATCGAACCCGCCGCGCCGGGCGAGCAGACCCGCTGGTAA
- a CDS encoding acetolactate synthase large subunit, translating to MNGADVLCDVLLANGVNVCFANPGTSEMHFVAALDRKPEMRCVLGLFEGVVTGAADGYARMTDRPAATLLHTGPGLANGLANIHNARRARVPMINIVGDHASYHLALDAPLTSDIESLAAPMSRWVRRIDGPDDVEPAAQAALRASLTPPDITTLILPADAAWGGAGPVVSAKVELAPAPAVDMGTVRKIAEAIGGAPGRVGMIVRGLAAREEALEIAGQIAAAMEVRLFSEVLVARMQRGRGRVAPSRIPYPIDAARTLLADIDVLILVGAKEPVAFFAYPGKPGRLVRDGCEVLTLAAHGEDLKAVLAALRDELGIKSPQPLAVATAFPDEPTPRGRLTDDAIALSVARKLPENAIVCDEAVTSARRYFALSAFAAPHDYMMGAGGSIGGGIPMATGAAIACPGRKVINLEADGSGMYTVQGLWTQARERLDVVTIIFSNRTYAILHGEMRNVGVNAIGENARRMLDLDQPALDWVSLANGMGVEAARADTCERFDALLDSALSRTGPFLIEALI from the coding sequence ATGAATGGGGCCGACGTTCTTTGTGACGTGCTGCTGGCGAACGGCGTCAACGTCTGCTTCGCCAATCCCGGCACGTCCGAAATGCACTTCGTCGCGGCGCTCGACCGCAAGCCGGAGATGCGTTGCGTGCTCGGCTTGTTCGAAGGCGTGGTGACCGGGGCAGCCGACGGTTACGCCAGGATGACCGACCGGCCGGCCGCGACGCTCCTGCACACCGGTCCCGGGCTGGCGAATGGATTGGCCAACATTCACAATGCCCGGCGCGCCCGCGTTCCGATGATCAACATCGTCGGTGACCATGCCTCCTATCATCTGGCGCTCGACGCGCCGCTCACCAGCGACATCGAGAGCCTGGCGGCGCCGATGTCGCGCTGGGTTCGCCGCATCGACGGTCCGGACGATGTCGAACCCGCGGCGCAGGCGGCGTTGCGCGCCTCGCTGACGCCGCCCGATATCACGACCCTGATCCTGCCGGCCGACGCCGCGTGGGGCGGCGCCGGCCCAGTGGTGTCGGCCAAAGTCGAACTGGCACCGGCACCTGCGGTCGACATGGGTACCGTGCGCAAAATTGCCGAGGCCATTGGCGGTGCGCCAGGACGGGTCGGCATGATCGTACGCGGGCTGGCGGCCCGCGAGGAGGCGCTCGAAATCGCCGGCCAGATCGCCGCGGCCATGGAGGTTCGCCTGTTCAGCGAGGTCCTGGTCGCCCGGATGCAGCGCGGCCGTGGTCGCGTGGCGCCGAGCCGCATTCCCTATCCGATCGACGCCGCGCGAACGCTACTGGCGGACATCGATGTCTTGATCCTTGTCGGGGCGAAGGAGCCGGTGGCCTTCTTCGCCTATCCCGGCAAGCCGGGACGGCTGGTGCGAGATGGCTGTGAGGTGCTGACACTCGCAGCGCATGGCGAGGACCTGAAGGCGGTGCTGGCGGCGCTTCGCGACGAACTCGGCATCAAATCGCCGCAGCCGCTCGCGGTCGCGACGGCCTTTCCCGATGAGCCGACACCACGCGGCAGGCTGACCGACGATGCGATCGCGCTTTCCGTGGCGCGGAAACTGCCCGAGAATGCCATCGTCTGCGACGAGGCTGTCACCTCGGCACGGCGCTATTTCGCCCTGTCGGCCTTTGCCGCGCCGCACGACTACATGATGGGCGCAGGCGGATCGATCGGCGGGGGTATTCCGATGGCGACCGGAGCGGCGATCGCCTGTCCCGGCCGCAAGGTCATCAATCTGGAAGCGGATGGCAGCGGCATGTACACGGTGCAGGGGTTGTGGACCCAGGCCCGGGAAAGGCTCGATGTCGTCACCATCATCTTTTCCAACCGGACCTATGCGATCCTGCATGGCGAGATGCGCAATGTAGGGGTCAATGCCATCGGCGAGAACGCAAGGCGGATGCTCGATCTCGACCAGCCGGCGCTGGATTGGGTTTCGCTGGCGAATGGCATGGGCGTGGAAGCGGCGCGCGCCGACACATGCGAGCGGTTCGATGCCTTGCTGGACAGCGCTCTTTCTCGCACGGGGCCGTTCCTCATCGAAGCGCTGATCTGA
- a CDS encoding alpha/beta hydrolase, whose product MIDRRSLIMASMAALMPAGAFAAQHLSQPTRQSFDYGPARLDIYTRDGFRGRPVVFFIHGGAWRIGNRNNVDAKPGFLLDNGFLFVSIDYRMLPEANVAIQAGDVEKAYAYVRANIAKYGGDPDRIAVMGHSAGCHLAALTGLRGGLPGVAALVLDDTKAYDIEALAKAQGGRLRPIYAQAFPDPARWRALSPATYIGSGKHPPVFVAYSKAPIRAVAARAFTDRLRVAGTKVTLFDGSAYTHMAINRRFGEEGDALTGAAMAFLKAAVA is encoded by the coding sequence ATGATCGATCGGCGCAGTCTCATCATGGCATCGATGGCGGCACTGATGCCCGCTGGGGCATTCGCCGCGCAGCATCTCAGCCAGCCCACGCGGCAGAGCTTCGACTACGGCCCGGCCAGGCTCGATATCTACACGCGCGACGGCTTCAGGGGCCGGCCTGTCGTCTTCTTCATCCACGGCGGTGCGTGGCGGATCGGCAACCGCAACAACGTCGACGCCAAGCCCGGCTTCCTGCTCGACAACGGCTTCCTGTTCGTCTCGATCGACTATCGCATGCTGCCCGAGGCCAACGTGGCCATCCAGGCCGGCGATGTCGAGAAGGCCTATGCCTATGTGCGGGCCAACATCGCCAAATATGGTGGCGACCCCGACCGCATCGCGGTGATGGGCCATTCGGCCGGCTGCCATCTGGCGGCACTGACCGGCCTGCGCGGCGGATTGCCCGGCGTCGCCGCGCTGGTGCTCGATGATACCAAAGCCTACGACATCGAGGCACTGGCCAAGGCGCAGGGCGGCAGGCTGCGGCCGATCTACGCGCAGGCCTTCCCCGACCCGGCCCGATGGCGCGCGCTGTCGCCAGCGACCTATATCGGGAGCGGCAAGCATCCGCCTGTCTTCGTCGCCTATTCGAAAGCGCCGATCCGCGCGGTCGCCGCCCGCGCCTTCACCGATCGGCTGCGGGTGGCCGGCACAAAGGTCACGCTGTTCGACGGCAGCGCCTATACGCACATGGCGATCAACCGCCGCTTCGGCGAGGAGGGCGATGCGTTGACCGGCGCGGCGATGGCGTTCCTGAAGGCGGCGGTCGCCTGA
- a CDS encoding PrkA family serine protein kinase, with the protein MRENQSDVFDLFSEIYTNAAQEEISLQQFLLACREDKSMYASAPERMVAAIGQPNLIDTSKDERLGRIFSNRTVKVYPSFADFYGMEDTIERIAGYFRYASQGLEERKQILYLLGPVGGGKSSLAERLKKLMEQRPIYTLKAGNQISPVFESPLGLFNPDHMGDLLEDKYGIARRRLNGLISPWAAKRLDELSGDISKFSVVKLMPSRLRQICIAKTEPGDENNQDVSALVGKVDIRQLENFSQSDPDAYSYSGGLNRTTQGLLEFVEMFKAPIKVLHPLLTATQEGSYNGTENFGAFPYQGIVVAHSNESEWQQFKNNKNNEAFLDRILVVKVPYCLRVTEERQIYEKLLRESELAASPCAPEVLDILSRFTVSTRLAEHDNSPRYTKMRAYDGESLKEIDPKAKSVQEYRDAAGVDEGMTGVSTRFAFKILSQTFNYDTKEVAADPVHLMYILEEAIKREQFPKQTEAAYLEFTKSELATRYAEFIGHEIQKAYLESYSEYGQNLFDRYIAYADAWIEDQDYKDPDTGQILNREVLDNELSQIEKPAGIANPKDFRNEVVKFTLRARARNHGRNPSWTSYEKLREVIEKRMFGQVEDLLPVISFGSKQDSVTEKRHNEFVQRMVERGYTQRQVRRLVDWYMRVNKAG; encoded by the coding sequence ATGCGCGAGAACCAATCCGACGTCTTCGACCTGTTCTCGGAGATCTATACCAATGCCGCACAGGAAGAGATCAGCCTCCAGCAATTCCTCCTTGCCTGCCGCGAAGACAAATCGATGTATGCCTCGGCGCCCGAAAGGATGGTCGCGGCGATTGGCCAGCCAAACCTGATCGACACCAGCAAGGACGAGCGGCTCGGCCGCATTTTCTCCAACCGGACCGTCAAGGTTTATCCGTCCTTCGCCGATTTCTATGGCATGGAGGATACGATCGAGCGTATCGCCGGCTATTTCCGCTATGCCTCCCAGGGGCTCGAGGAGCGCAAGCAGATTCTCTATCTGCTCGGTCCTGTCGGCGGCGGCAAGTCATCACTCGCCGAGCGATTGAAGAAGCTCATGGAGCAGCGGCCGATCTACACGCTGAAGGCCGGCAACCAGATCAGCCCCGTTTTCGAATCGCCGCTCGGCCTTTTCAACCCCGACCACATGGGCGACCTGCTGGAGGACAAATACGGGATAGCCCGCCGCCGGCTGAACGGGCTGATTTCGCCATGGGCGGCCAAGCGCCTCGACGAATTGTCCGGAGACATCTCCAAATTCAGCGTCGTCAAGCTGATGCCGTCGCGGCTGCGCCAGATCTGCATTGCCAAGACCGAGCCGGGAGACGAGAACAACCAGGATGTTTCGGCTCTGGTCGGCAAGGTCGACATCCGGCAGTTGGAGAATTTCAGCCAGTCCGACCCGGACGCCTATTCCTACAGCGGCGGGCTCAATCGCACGACGCAGGGCCTGCTCGAATTCGTCGAGATGTTCAAGGCGCCGATCAAGGTCCTGCATCCGCTGCTGACCGCCACGCAGGAGGGTAGCTACAACGGCACCGAGAATTTCGGCGCCTTCCCCTACCAGGGCATCGTCGTGGCGCATTCCAACGAATCAGAATGGCAGCAGTTCAAGAACAACAAGAACAACGAGGCGTTTCTCGATCGCATCCTTGTGGTCAAGGTTCCCTATTGCCTGCGGGTTACCGAAGAGAGGCAGATCTACGAGAAGCTGCTGCGCGAAAGCGAATTGGCGGCCAGCCCCTGCGCTCCGGAAGTTCTCGATATTCTGAGCCGCTTCACCGTCTCGACGCGCCTGGCCGAGCACGATAATTCACCGCGCTACACCAAGATGCGCGCCTATGACGGCGAGAGCCTGAAGGAGATCGACCCGAAGGCGAAGTCGGTGCAGGAATACCGCGACGCCGCCGGCGTCGACGAGGGCATGACCGGCGTCAGCACGCGCTTTGCCTTCAAGATCCTGTCGCAGACCTTCAACTACGACACCAAGGAAGTGGCCGCCGATCCTGTTCACCTGATGTACATCCTGGAGGAGGCGATCAAGCGGGAGCAATTTCCGAAGCAGACGGAAGCCGCCTATCTCGAGTTCACCAAGTCTGAACTCGCCACGCGCTATGCCGAATTCATCGGCCACGAGATCCAGAAGGCCTATCTGGAGTCCTACAGCGAATACGGCCAGAACCTGTTCGACCGCTACATCGCCTATGCCGATGCCTGGATCGAGGACCAGGACTACAAGGATCCCGACACCGGCCAGATCCTAAACCGCGAGGTGCTGGACAACGAATTGTCACAGATCGAAAAGCCGGCCGGCATCGCCAATCCCAAGGACTTCCGCAACGAAGTGGTGAAATTCACCTTGCGAGCCCGGGCGCGCAATCACGGTCGCAACCCGTCGTGGACAAGCTATGAAAAGCTGCGCGAGGTCATCGAAAAGCGCATGTTCGGCCAGGTCGAAGACCTTCTGCCGGTGATCAGCTTCGGCTCCAAGCAGGACAGCGTCACCGAGAAGCGGCACAATGAATTCGTGCAGCGCATGGTCGAGCGTGGCTACACCCAGCGTCAGGTGCGTCGGCTGGTGGACTGGTACATGCGGGTGAACAAGGCGGGTTGA